The Candidatus Nanosynbacter featherlites region ATGAAAGAACAAGCAATCTGGCAGGGAGTGTTGGGTCAATTAGAATTGACCATTCCGTCTTCTTCATTTTCTGCATGGTTTACAAAAACAAAATTAGAACTAGTTTCCGACAAAGAAGCCGTTATCATCGTTCCAAATATTTTCGTAGAGGCTCAGTTGGAGAAAAAATTTCATACCGATATTCAAGCGGCTTTAAAATCAAATGGTTTTGAAGGAGTGGTGCGGTATCGGATTGGTTCTGGTTCACGAAAAAGAACTGTCAACCGGGAGCAACCAGAAGAAGTTACCCGTCCAAAGGAACGTCGCATCATTGCGCCGACGCAAAAAAACAATAGTAATCTCAATCCGCGTTACACTTTTGATAATTTCATCGTCGGATCAAGTAATGACCTGGCTTACGCTGCATGCCAAGCGGTCGCGTCGCACCCTGGTCTTAAATATAATCCACTGTATCTATATGGTGGTTCGGGTCTTGGTAAAACTCACCTCATGCAAGCAGTCGGTAATGAGATTATCAAACAGCAGCCGTCAGCTCGAGTGTTATACACAACAACTGAGGCTTTTGTGAATGAATTCCTTGACTATATCCGTTTCAAGAAAAAGGGGTTTTCTGATAAATATCGCAATGTTGACGTGCTGATCGTTGATGATATGCAGTTTATTGCCGGTAAAGAAAAAACTCAGGATGAATTTTTTCACACGTTTAACGACCTCCACCAAAACAATAAACAAATTATCATCAGCTCCGATAAACCACCCAAAAGCATCCCTACCCTCACCGACCGACTGCGCAGCCGTTTTGAATGGGGCATGGCGATTGATATTCAAATGCCTGACTATGAAACGCGGTGTGCCATTGTCAAAGCAAAAGCTGGCCTCAGTGGCACTGAGTTAGAATCAGGTGTTGTTGAATATTTGGCAGCTAATTTTAAAACTAACATCCGAGAGTTAGAGGGCGCGCTTAACCGTCTGTTGGCCTATGCTGACATGCAAGGCTTCGTGCCAGACGTAGCAGCAGCTGAAAGTGTTCTGGGAGACATGAAACGGGTTCGCCCACAACACATTACCGCTAAGCAGATCATTGATCGTACAGCACGCTATTTTAATCTGGATCCAAAAGATATGTGTTCAGCCAGGCGCGACAAGTTCATCGTCCAGCCACGACAAATCGCCATGTATCTGTTGCGTAGCGAATTGAAAATGAGTTTTCCAAAAATCGCTCAAGAACTTGGTCGTAAAGACCACACCACAGCCATGCACTCTGTCGAAAAAATCACCAAAGAAAGCTTAACCAACCAACTGGTGCGTGAACAAATCAATGACGTCAAGGATAAACTCTATGTGCAAAATTAGTGGAAAACCTGTGCAAGACCTATGGAATTCTGTCCGCAGCCTGCGACTAACCTTGTGGCAAAATTTAGTAGACTCTGCACAGCTGTGGGTTACCACCGCTTTATCCACTGCTATATACCACACCCATCCACACCGCTATCCACAGCTATTTTTGCCTAGCCACCTCTGTTTGAATAATTGTTTTACTCAGTTTCCACAGCACCTATTATTACTAACACCAGATAAAAAATAAGAAAGGTTATATAATAGTAACTATGAAGCTTTCAGTCACACAAGAAAATTTTGCAAAAGCGCTTAGTAATATTGGAAGAGTGGCTTCTGGTCGCGTTGAACTTCCTATTCTGAACAATATTTTGCTTCGTACGGACGGAGGAAGATTATTGATTGCAGCTACCAATTTGGAAATTGCTTCCACCCAGTATATTGGTGCCAAAATACAATCGCCAGGTTCGATCACCATCCCGGCACGACTGATCTCAGAATTTATCTCAACCTTGCCAAGCGGTACTATCGACCTGGAGACCAAAGACGATCATCTGCACATCACTTCTGGTAAATTTAAATCAGTTATCAATGGCGTCATTGCTGATGAATTTCCAGAATTACCAACCATCAATGAAGATACAGCAGTGCGCTACGAAATCGCCACTGATGATCTGAAAAAAGCAGTGTCACAAACCATTTTGGCGGCCAGCTCTGATATGGCTCGGGCAGTGCTGACTGGCGTGTATTGGCATACGTTTGAAAATGAGCTATATCTAGCGGCGACTGATGGCTACCGGTTGGCTGAGCGAAAACTCATGAAAGCGGATGGTGAAGTTGCAGCCATCATCCCGACGTCTGCGCTACAGGAAGTGATTCGTAGTTTAAGTGATGCCACAGAAACCATCGTGATATTGTTTGGTGATGATCAAGTTTGTTTCCAGACACCAGAACTAGAAATTATTAGTCGCTTGATTGACGGAAAATTCCCAGACTATCGCCAGCTGATTCCTCAGCAGTCACAGACGGAAATCATCGTCTCACGCGCCGACCTCAGCCGCATCACCAAAGTTGCTAGCTTGTTTGCTCGAGAGTCAGGCGGCGGCGTTACTATCAATGCTTCAGCTGAAGACAATATCATTTCCATCCACTCCATCGCCTCAGAACTTGGTGAAAACACCTCAGAAGCAACTGCTAAGATTTCTGCTGACGGTCAAATTACGCTCAACTCTCGGTATTTGACTGAAGCTTTGAATGTTACAGACGGAGAGGAAGTATCATTTGCCTTCAGTGGTAAGCTCTCCCCGTGTATCATTCAGTCCACGGCTAAGAAGCGTGACTATATTCACATCATTATGCCGCTAAAAAGTTAGCTTAACGATCACGGAATTTGTAGCACCACGATGGCTGTCCATTGCCACACGGTACAGCGGCTCGACTATCTTTTTCTTTCTTGGTTGGTATGATGTAGTTATTAATCTTCAAGTCGTAGTTATCTGGTGTCGCGCCAAGCCTGGCGAGTCGTTCTAATATTTGACTCAGAAGCGCGTCACCGTTGCGCCCGACCATGGTGATACAGATGCCGATTTTATGCGATTTCTTGATATCCGTGCGATATGGCTGACACGAGAAGACTCGGTAATCTCTGTCTTCAAATGGTAGATGCTGCAATATTGGATTAGCCTCATCGATTTCCTTACCGACCCTGTTTACTTGTCGACTACCTAGTCCATCCAAGACTTTGGCATATTTTTTCTGCTTCAGTTCATTTTTTGCTTTATCACTTTTCGGTGTCAGGGCAAACAACAGTTTTCGTTCTTTTCCCTTCTCCAGGTCAAGTACAATAGTATATGTTTCATAGCCATCAGCACTGAAACTGAAAGTATGTTTACCGCTTTTAACCGTTACGGGTTTATCAGAGGTGATGGTCTGGTTTTTCACTGAATCATAAGACATTTTGACAGTTTCTGGCGCAAAGGTTGCCAGCAGTGTGGTATCGCGGGTGACGGTTTGGAATACATAGTATGAAATGAAAGCAACAAGCAGCGCGCCAATGATCACTGCACCGCCAATAATTTTTTGTTTAGTAATGACTGGCTGCATGATATTTCCTTTCTAGGTTTTGTTTGATTGAATGACGCGAACTAAGATGTTGCCTGCCTGGCTGAGTTGGTAATCAACTGATCCTTGCTTGATGAATATCGGCACCGTATCATCAAGTGAGGCATTAGCGGCGACATACCCTCCGCCGACGTCACCGGTGTAAATCAAGGTATGTCCGTAACCACCATGGCTTGGGTGGAGGAGAATATCACCCGGCTGCAAGTCTGAGGCAGATGGGCGCTCGATGATTTTGAATTTTTCTGGATGAGATTTTACATAAGAATATTGTGCTGTAGTGCCAATCGGTTCATAATCTTTATCTGCACCAGAGGTACGCATCACCGTCGCTATAAATCGACCGCAGTCAGTGTCTGAACTACCGACGACACTCGGGTTATTTTTCTTGACCGCATCAATATATTCAGCTTTAGCCGTGTGGTTATTAGCTCCTTTATCAGTGTTTGGATTCCATGCTAATTGTTTGGCTGTATCGACGATACTTTGTCCGGCGACGCTTGACCCATCACCACTACAACCAGTTGCTGATGCTGAACTAATTTGTGCGCCGCCCGAATCACTACCAGCGCTTGGCGCGATTTTCGATGGATCGCCATCTTGGATTTTACCCTTATAACTGTTGAAAATCTCAGAAGCATACTGGGCACGGTTACCTTCTTCATTTGGGCCATAGCGCTCAAATGTTTCACCAAACTCGACCGCCAAAGCGCTGACACTACTTCCTGATTTATCGGTGTGTTTAAGTAATACCTTTAAACCAGCGTTTTCTGCTCCATTTAACTCTTCCCAGAGATATTCTAATTGTCCTTCAATGGTACTGTAGTTTGGCTTCTTTTCCAGATTCGTGCGGCGTCCACCCAGCCACTGAGCGATGCCGAAGGCACCGATGCTGTTGAGTGCACTTGGATCAATGCGAGACTCCTGTTGGAGGTTACCAGCCACAGCTGCTGCTTGTACCAAAGTTAGGCCCTTACCGGTAAAGAATTTAAGAACCTTTTCTACATTTTCGCCAGAAAGTTCACCAGTTGCGGTGTTTTGGGTTGAGCAGATTTGGCTATTTGGATTGGTAATATTAATGTCGTTTTTAATATAATCTTGGTAAGGGATGCCAGCTGGCTGATTCTTCTTTTCTTCTTTTTTATCTTTTTCTGGTGCTGCTGAAGAATTTGCGGTCAAAAATATGATACAGCCCGCCAAAGCCAACAGTAGACCAACAGTTACTCGTTTCATTGTACTCTCCTTGCGTAATCCCAGTGCCATGGTTCATCTTTATACCAACCAGGATTATTGCGATCCCTTGCCCATGGTGGGTTGACGAAGCCGTATTTTGAAGCATTGGCGGCTAGCCATAGGTAGATTGGTGTATTAAAACTAGAGCCACCAACATTAATATCCAAGGCTAGCCCATGACCGTGTTTTGAAGTTCCTGGAGATGCCTGTGTTATGCCGCTTGAAAAGTAATCCTGTTGAGTCGCTAGAGTTCGGTATGATTCAGTAATGGTCATATGTTGACCACCGTGTTCCTGGGCGTACGCTTCATTCATCGCGTCAAAGGCTTGAGCGGCCTTTGGATGCATATAGTGACCTGGCGCGGTTTTTAGCTCACTCATGGCTGACAGCGGAATCTCACCGTTTTTATGTCCACCCCATGATGCGGGCTCAGCGCCAAAGGTTTGTGCTTCTTCAAGTTCTGGCGGGCCAATGGCATCTCCAACCGGTCCGCTACTTGGCTGTTGCGCTCCAGTGTTAGCTGATGGATCATCAATTTCCTTTGGGTAATATTTACCTTCCTTGTCGTCGGCCATCAGCGCCAGGTTACCAGCCACTGTTAATTCCAGTGCGCATGGGTCAGCTACACTATATGTTGGAACTAAGTCACCTTCGTGAATTCCGTAACTTTCTTCACGTGCTTTGGCTTTGGCTGAACAGACATTGTCGGTGTATTGACTTGGGTCGGCTTTATAGACTGCTTCATCACTAAAGCCATGCCATGTCACGCCAAAGGCCCGTAAGACGGCTGCTTGATCGTATTTAGCAGCGTGAGTATGAGCCGGTGTGACGGCAGACGCCAAAGCAACTGGCGCGCGTGCAAGTAGTCGCGCGGTCGAAAATCCAGACGTTGGCATGACGGCTAGTAATTGTCCAGCTACTGAGCGTTTGAGCGTTGGGTCGAACAATTTTGCCATCAATGGTTGTTCACGGAATTCTTCGTCGCGCTCCTGCTCAATTTGTTTTGCCAGTACACTAACCTGCTGGTTGGTTAATCGCGCTCCACCAATTCCATCCGGCTGTTTGGAGCCTGAATCAGCCCCAGCCTGCCCAGCTTCAGTGCTACTTTGCATGGTTGTTGTGAGTCCACCATGGAGAGCCTCAAAGTTATTATTACCTGGAGCATCAACTCCCACCTCTGGTATACCGAACAGTAGACTTACTGCCCAGCCCATGGCTTTTTCAATCAAACCTTCCGAAAGTTCAACAAGCTGCTTCAATCCTGGTAGTTCCTGTAGATAACTAAAGAACCAACTGAATACCTTGCCGACTGTGTCGCCAACAAAGTCGATGATTGCACCAAAGGTGCTGTTCCAGGCTTCGGCAATTCCTGCTAGCACTCGCCAAACAGGATATTTCGTAAAGGTAGTGTAGTCTTTGACGATTTTTTTCTCTGGACAGACAAGTTCACCAGGATCCAAAGCAACAACCTTTTGTTCACCACCAACGTCACATTTGGTGCGAATACCACCGTCCTCAGCATATGCCGTTGGATATAGTAGTGAGGCTGCGGTGTTATTACCGCCAAACGTCGCTTGGAATATTGGTGCTGATTCAGCGCCGTCAAACAGTGAGGTTGCTAATTCAACGTGCTGAATATTGTCGATTGTTCCGGCACGAATTTGGTCTCGGGTTAAGACTGGGCTGGCTTCCTCGTCATAGGTAAAAGCGGTGTATAATTGCTTCTTCTGGTCCGCTCCAACGATCTCAATAATTTTTTCATTAACCGCTCCCACGATTTTTGCAACAAGGTCAATTGCTCCAATGATGGCATTGGCAGCCGCTATTTTCTTAAATAATTGTTTGCTGATAATTTTACCTAGTGGTGTGTCCGGTGCTGCTTTGGACAGAGAGTCGATATTGTTAATGGCTTCTTTTTGACCTTTAATTTTCTTCACTTTTTCATCAGCTTTTGTCTTATTATCGCCAGTGGCCTTTTCAGCCTCTTTCTCCGCCTCGCTGATCTTTGAATCAAGATCATTATTTAGTTTATCTAACGTATCTTGACATTTTTTAGCGTCAGTACCATCTAAACATCCCAAATATGCTGCAAAGCGAGGTGACATTTTGGCAGTGATGCGGGTATTCATGTTCAGTTTAATTTTAGCCTTAAAATCAGCATATTTCTGACCAGCTTTTTCCGGTATGATATTAAACTTTTTCACCCCATATTTTCGGTACAAAACACGTTTGGATAGATAGCGCATGAAGTAATTACGGCCATGAACTTTACGTGTCATCTTTTTGATGTGACGACGCATATCTTTGTGAGATAGTTCTTTCTCTACCCCCTTTAAAACAGAGTCCATATCTTTTGACTCAAGATGCATAGAAAATGATGTTGCCTTACCACCCAAGGTATTTCGCCCGCTGGCATTAAACACAACTTTAACCTTTCTTCCTTCTTGTTCAAACTTAGCGTCAAGCTGTTCCTCAAACCAGGTACTGTACTTTGTGGCTCCTAAGTGACACAACACACCACCGCCAGCACAAAATACGATGTTTGCGTCACCCGGATATGCGGTTTGCATCATTTTCATGGCAACCCAGCGTGTGGTGATATATTCTAGCCGTTGGTTAATGGCGTGTTGTGGCACAGAGCTGAGCTGGTCGGTGATGGTGGAGACCATGGCATCAAGCTTATATGGCAAAATTGTGAAAAATAACATCATTAAGCCAAATAATCCTCCACCAATGCCGGCTGTGGCACCCCATTTTTTGCGAGTCATATTCGCCAAGAGGTTGCCGCGCTTTTTACCGCCAGCCTTACCCAAAGGAGACCGAGAATATAGCTGCTCTTGATTGTTAACACTGTCCGCGGCGTTTAGTCCATCATCTTTCTTGTCGTCGTCATAGAAATTATCCTTGGCGGCATTGTTTTCCATGGAATTAAGATATTTGGACGTTTGTTCAGAAGCCGGATTGAGCCGTTCATCAATATCTGGATCGGTCGTATAGTCAATCCGTGGCATAATTATACTGCTCCATAACCACCAATTGGTGTTTCAGACGGAAGTTGCTTCGTCGGTGAGGTATTGATCAGATCGTACTCGGTGTCACTGGCTTGAATTTGGATGTGTACGTGGTTTTGTCCAGCAAAGAACAAACCCTGTCCAACCGGGAAATTCGCCAGGCGTTTCTGTTCTTCCTCGGTCAACTTGAACACACTGGAAAGTACATCAACGGCACTTGATGACTGTTTGAGAAGCAGCTGCATGGATGAGTTGGCGACGATGGCGCGACCCATTTTACTACCCACAAAGTCTTCGACGTCCTGGGTGATTGTGGTGAGGCCTAGTTGATATTTTCGGGCTCGCTTAGCTAGGCTAAACAAGAAGCTGGCTGAATCTTCATATTTCATCAATTGCCACGCCTCGTCAACGATCAACATACGCTTTTTCTGGTCGGTTCGAGTGATATTCCAGATGTGATTCAATACAATATACATAGCCGTTGGGCGTAGTTCGTCTTCTAGGTCTCGGATATTAAAAACTACCATGGCGTTATTGATGTCAATGTTGCTCTGCTGGCTGAAAATACCAGCAAATGTACCAGAGGTAAACTTACGCAGACGCTGTGCTAGTTGTGGGCCAGTACCGCCCATGTGTAGCAGCGTGTCGTACAAATCGTGAATGGTTGGTGGTGTTGAATTGTGCGTTAGTGGGTCTGACGTGATGCCGACACGAGCGTAGGTATCAATCAAAGCCTGATCAATATCCGCCTCCTCTGCCGCGGTGAGTCCAATTGAGCCAGCTACTGAACCGCCCAACATCTGACGCAACAAACCGTGCAGTGTAACCAAGTTAGCACGCAAAGCATCGTCCGCCTCCTCAGTATCAATCACCCGTGGTAAATCAAACGGATTAATACGCGTGTCACTGTTCAAACTCAAGCGTATGTGACTACCACCAACCGCATCACACAACTTTTGGTATTCATTTTCTGGGTCGATGATGACAATGTCAGCGCCAGTCATCATACTGCGCAGTGCTTCCAGTTTCACTGTAAACGACTTACCAGCACCAGACTTGGCAAACACCACCATGTTGGCGTTTTCTAGAGAAAATCGGTCAAAGATCACCAAACCATTGTTGTGCATATTGATGCCATACAATACACCCTTGCCGTCAGTTAAGTCAGCAGATGTGAATGGGAAGCTGGTGGAGATGGCACCAGTGTTCATGTTGCGGCGAATCTGTAGTTGGTCCATCAACTGAGGAACGGTACTGTTCAGTCCTTGCTCTTGCTGATTTGATGCTACCTTACTAAATATGAGCTGCTGACCAAAGATTGTTTCAATTTTATGTTGAATAAAATTCAGCTCATCAAGACTGTCGGCATAAATCGTCACATATAACCCATAACGGAAGAATTTCTCTGAACCAATCTGTAGCTGGTTACGCAGTTCTTCGGCATCCTGTAAGGCAGCTTCCATGGCCGGGTCACGCACACGCCCCTTTTCTGCGTTGATATTCATACTTGCTTCCAGCTGAGTCACTTTTTTACGCAAATTGTTAAGCACCACCTGAGTGTCGACTGGGTAGATGAACATGCTGATATCCAGCACTTCGTCGATGTTAATCACCGAGCTCAACCAACCAGTGTAAATTTCACGAGGATAGCCATAGACGTAGATAGTGCGACCATATTTGGCACCCAGTCGGAAATAGCTTGCTTGAATTTCCACACTGCTTGGTGCAATAAAGTCGCGCAAGGTTCTCACACCGGTCAAGAAAGCTTGCTCAACTTCAGCTTGTTCACGAGCACGCTGTTGAGCGGCAATGTCGATGGCGTCTAATTTTTTCTTAGCCATTATAGGTCTCCTCCATATGGTGATTCACCATTTCCCTTGCGGATATAGGTGGTTGTCAAATCATTAGGGTTACGCACCAATGGCTGGCGTGCTGCAGTATCAGGATTGTACGAGATATAGAACAATTCTCCAAGCTGCCTGGTGTTAAGTTGTAAACTCTTCACACCCATGGCAAATAAACCGTTCATCACCGTATCGATGCGGTTTTTGATTTCATCTTTTGCCTTCTCGTACATTGGCTGATCAATCCTGGTGATCAACGTTTCTTTCTTGCCGCTAAAGAAGCTGTCAAACAGACCCCTTGCCTGTTGTTTCATGGCATTAACATCACCACCAGGAAAATACGGCACCACAATAAAGAAGCGTTTATCCATGATGTTTGCCTCTTGTGACAAAACGTCGATGAAGTTCATGTAGTCATCCATCAATACATTTAGTAACATATTGTCCTGAGAGCGGCGAATGTGTGACAATCGATCCAGATATGGGCCAATGTCAACGCGCTGCGACCGCACTAGGATCTGAATTGGGAAATAGAGTGAGTTAAGCAGGTTCTGATAGCTAAATTCAATAGCTTCTCGCTCGCGGGTGCTCATCAGGTCAAAGTTGATGGACTGACATTCTATCACTGCTCGAAAACTACCATCGCTCATGATGATCATATTTTCGCGCATCTCTGAAAATAGCAACGTATTTTGTGTGCTAATGGCGCTCTTTTTATCTTTAGGCGCTGGTTGGGCCTGCGGATTTGGAGCTGGTTGACCAGGCTGAGTCATACCGGGCTGCATTGGTAGCATCGGCTGACCAGGTTGTGGTTGCTGTGGTTGTGGCGGTAAAGCTTGGCTGGGCTGCCCAGAAACAACCGGCGGTGTCGTCGGGTTGGGTGGTAATTGGTATGGTTGTTGATTATCTGGTTGCATTTCCCACCTACCGTAGTGAAATCACCACTTCCTCCTCAGCTGTTTCCTCTGAGCGTTTATGTATCCGATCTGCTTCTTTTTGTAGGGTCGCGATGGAAAGATCAGAATGATTATTTGCAAGGTCTATTATACCAGGGTCAATAGGTCGTTGTATAGGTTGATTTTGGTCGGCCGGCGGGGTGGTGGCAGGTCGCTCCCCTGCTGGAGATAAGACACCCTGGCGCATGTGAGGATATGGATTGACGGTTAATTTTGGCATGTCTTCCTCTTGTGCAGCCATGAAGACTGCTGGCTGAGCTGGTGACTGTGCTGCTGGTGTTTGAGGTTTTTGCATGCGCTGCATCAACTCTTCTCGTCGCTGATGGTCGGTCTCAGCGATCATATCAGCAATTTGTCGCGAAGTAGTATTACCTCGGTCTAAAATATCTTCCTCTGCTTGGACAGCCGTATTATAAAAATCAGCCTGCAATGAACTGGCGGTGTCCAAGTTACCCGTCGCTTCCGGGTTACCAACACCACGAACCGACCAACCATGTGTGTCAACGATATTTGCTAGATATGACAATCGTCGCTGGATTTCTCGTTGATCATAATTTTTACTCAGATTTTCTTCCTTAGTTTTTGGTGCCACCACTTCTATCAGCGTTTCCACTCCGTCTGGTTCCCAGAGGCGAACACGCGGTTTTAAGAAGAACGATATCACCGCTGCGATATATATTTCCATCGGCTGTTCCTTACGTAGCGGTAAAGCCAATACGGTAAAGAACACGCCAAACGGCAAAGGAATGATTGCCAGTGGCAACAAAGCAACTCCCAGCGCCCACGCTATACCAAAAAAGCCCACCGCAATAATGAGAAACACAAATTGCTTAAAACTGAACGGCCCAAGCAGCTTATCTTCTGCTTCCACATCCTGGGGCACTCTATACACAGCCATATGATACTAGTATAGCAAAGATAGTTTAACTAGTTAAATCTTCGGGCTTAATCCCCAGAGAAAGAGAGATTTCTCGAATTGTACCACCGGTCTTACCAATTCGACTACTAAATCGAGGATCAGTTTGTGCTAAAACAAGGTTCTTGCGCAGCGTGTCCAGTCCAGTTTCATTGATTTGTGAGACAAAGCTTTGGTCGCTCAAGGCTTCCTTGAGCGGTTTCAAGTAAGCCAGGTCTGAACCAACAATTGCTTCGGTCGATAAGCCAC contains the following coding sequences:
- the dnaA gene encoding chromosomal replication initiator protein DnaA, with the protein product MKEQAIWQGVLGQLELTIPSSSFSAWFTKTKLELVSDKEAVIIVPNIFVEAQLEKKFHTDIQAALKSNGFEGVVRYRIGSGSRKRTVNREQPEEVTRPKERRIIAPTQKNNSNLNPRYTFDNFIVGSSNDLAYAACQAVASHPGLKYNPLYLYGGSGLGKTHLMQAVGNEIIKQQPSARVLYTTTEAFVNEFLDYIRFKKKGFSDKYRNVDVLIVDDMQFIAGKEKTQDEFFHTFNDLHQNNKQIIISSDKPPKSIPTLTDRLRSRFEWGMAIDIQMPDYETRCAIVKAKAGLSGTELESGVVEYLAANFKTNIRELEGALNRLLAYADMQGFVPDVAAAESVLGDMKRVRPQHITAKQIIDRTARYFNLDPKDMCSARRDKFIVQPRQIAMYLLRSELKMSFPKIAQELGRKDHTTAMHSVEKITKESLTNQLVREQINDVKDKLYVQN
- the dnaN gene encoding DNA polymerase III subunit beta translates to MKLSVTQENFAKALSNIGRVASGRVELPILNNILLRTDGGRLLIAATNLEIASTQYIGAKIQSPGSITIPARLISEFISTLPSGTIDLETKDDHLHITSGKFKSVINGVIADEFPELPTINEDTAVRYEIATDDLKKAVSQTILAASSDMARAVLTGVYWHTFENELYLAATDGYRLAERKLMKADGEVAAIIPTSALQEVIRSLSDATETIVILFGDDQVCFQTPELEIISRLIDGKFPDYRQLIPQQSQTEIIVSRADLSRITKVASLFARESGGGVTINASAEDNIISIHSIASELGENTSEATAKISADGQITLNSRYLTEALNVTDGEEVSFAFSGKLSPCIIQSTAKKRDYIHIIMPLKS
- a CDS encoding carboxypeptidase-like regulatory domain-containing protein — its product is MQPVITKQKIIGGAVIIGALLVAFISYYVFQTVTRDTTLLATFAPETVKMSYDSVKNQTITSDKPVTVKSGKHTFSFSADGYETYTIVLDLEKGKERKLLFALTPKSDKAKNELKQKKYAKVLDGLGSRQVNRVGKEIDEANPILQHLPFEDRDYRVFSCQPYRTDIKKSHKIGICITMVGRNGDALLSQILERLARLGATPDNYDLKINNYIIPTKKEKDSRAAVPCGNGQPSWCYKFRDR
- a CDS encoding phage tail tip lysozyme, yielding MKRVTVGLLLALAGCIIFLTANSSAAPEKDKKEEKKNQPAGIPYQDYIKNDINITNPNSQICSTQNTATGELSGENVEKVLKFFTGKGLTLVQAAAVAGNLQQESRIDPSALNSIGAFGIAQWLGGRRTNLEKKPNYSTIEGQLEYLWEELNGAENAGLKVLLKHTDKSGSSVSALAVEFGETFERYGPNEEGNRAQYASEIFNSYKGKIQDGDPSKIAPSAGSDSGGAQISSASATGCSGDGSSVAGQSIVDTAKQLAWNPNTDKGANNHTAKAEYIDAVKKNNPSVVGSSDTDCGRFIATVMRTSGADKDYEPIGTTAQYSYVKSHPEKFKIIERPSASDLQPGDILLHPSHGGYGHTLIYTGDVGGGYVAANASLDDTVPIFIKQGSVDYQLSQAGNILVRVIQSNKT
- a CDS encoding M15 family metallopeptidase; amino-acid sequence: MPRIDYTTDPDIDERLNPASEQTSKYLNSMENNAAKDNFYDDDKKDDGLNAADSVNNQEQLYSRSPLGKAGGKKRGNLLANMTRKKWGATAGIGGGLFGLMMLFFTILPYKLDAMVSTITDQLSSVPQHAINQRLEYITTRWVAMKMMQTAYPGDANIVFCAGGGVLCHLGATKYSTWFEEQLDAKFEQEGRKVKVVFNASGRNTLGGKATSFSMHLESKDMDSVLKGVEKELSHKDMRRHIKKMTRKVHGRNYFMRYLSKRVLYRKYGVKKFNIIPEKAGQKYADFKAKIKLNMNTRITAKMSPRFAAYLGCLDGTDAKKCQDTLDKLNNDLDSKISEAEKEAEKATGDNKTKADEKVKKIKGQKEAINNIDSLSKAAPDTPLGKIISKQLFKKIAAANAIIGAIDLVAKIVGAVNEKIIEIVGADQKKQLYTAFTYDEEASPVLTRDQIRAGTIDNIQHVELATSLFDGAESAPIFQATFGGNNTAASLLYPTAYAEDGGIRTKCDVGGEQKVVALDPGELVCPEKKIVKDYTTFTKYPVWRVLAGIAEAWNSTFGAIIDFVGDTVGKVFSWFFSYLQELPGLKQLVELSEGLIEKAMGWAVSLLFGIPEVGVDAPGNNNFEALHGGLTTTMQSSTEAGQAGADSGSKQPDGIGGARLTNQQVSVLAKQIEQERDEEFREQPLMAKLFDPTLKRSVAGQLLAVMPTSGFSTARLLARAPVALASAVTPAHTHAAKYDQAAVLRAFGVTWHGFSDEAVYKADPSQYTDNVCSAKAKAREESYGIHEGDLVPTYSVADPCALELTVAGNLALMADDKEGKYYPKEIDDPSANTGAQQPSSGPVGDAIGPPELEEAQTFGAEPASWGGHKNGEIPLSAMSELKTAPGHYMHPKAAQAFDAMNEAYAQEHGGQHMTITESYRTLATQQDYFSSGITQASPGTSKHGHGLALDINVGGSSFNTPIYLWLAANASKYGFVNPPWARDRNNPGWYKDEPWHWDYARRVQ
- a CDS encoding VirB4-like conjugal transfer ATPase, CD1110 family, which gives rise to MAKKKLDAIDIAAQQRAREQAEVEQAFLTGVRTLRDFIAPSSVEIQASYFRLGAKYGRTIYVYGYPREIYTGWLSSVINIDEVLDISMFIYPVDTQVVLNNLRKKVTQLEASMNINAEKGRVRDPAMEAALQDAEELRNQLQIGSEKFFRYGLYVTIYADSLDELNFIQHKIETIFGQQLIFSKVASNQQEQGLNSTVPQLMDQLQIRRNMNTGAISTSFPFTSADLTDGKGVLYGINMHNNGLVIFDRFSLENANMVVFAKSGAGKSFTVKLEALRSMMTGADIVIIDPENEYQKLCDAVGGSHIRLSLNSDTRINPFDLPRVIDTEEADDALRANLVTLHGLLRQMLGGSVAGSIGLTAAEEADIDQALIDTYARVGITSDPLTHNSTPPTIHDLYDTLLHMGGTGPQLAQRLRKFTSGTFAGIFSQQSNIDINNAMVVFNIRDLEDELRPTAMYIVLNHIWNITRTDQKKRMLIVDEAWQLMKYEDSASFLFSLAKRARKYQLGLTTITQDVEDFVGSKMGRAIVANSSMQLLLKQSSSAVDVLSSVFKLTEEEQKRLANFPVGQGLFFAGQNHVHIQIQASDTEYDLINTSPTKQLPSETPIGGYGAV
- a CDS encoding conjugal transfer protein TraC; translated protein: MQPDNQQPYQLPPNPTTPPVVSGQPSQALPPQPQQPQPGQPMLPMQPGMTQPGQPAPNPQAQPAPKDKKSAISTQNTLLFSEMRENMIIMSDGSFRAVIECQSINFDLMSTREREAIEFSYQNLLNSLYFPIQILVRSQRVDIGPYLDRLSHIRRSQDNMLLNVLMDDYMNFIDVLSQEANIMDKRFFIVVPYFPGGDVNAMKQQARGLFDSFFSGKKETLITRIDQPMYEKAKDEIKNRIDTVMNGLFAMGVKSLQLNTRQLGELFYISYNPDTAARQPLVRNPNDLTTTYIRKGNGESPYGGDL
- a CDS encoding PrgI family protein, translating into MAVYRVPQDVEAEDKLLGPFSFKQFVFLIIAVGFFGIAWALGVALLPLAIIPLPFGVFFTVLALPLRKEQPMEIYIAAVISFFLKPRVRLWEPDGVETLIEVVAPKTKEENLSKNYDQREIQRRLSYLANIVDTHGWSVRGVGNPEATGNLDTASSLQADFYNTAVQAEEDILDRGNTTSRQIADMIAETDHQRREELMQRMQKPQTPAAQSPAQPAVFMAAQEEDMPKLTVNPYPHMRQGVLSPAGERPATTPPADQNQPIQRPIDPGIIDLANNHSDLSIATLQKEADRIHKRSEETAEEEVVISLR